The following are encoded in a window of Iodobacter fluviatilis genomic DNA:
- a CDS encoding ATP-binding protein, whose protein sequence is MSGVRGVQTKIKLLSGAELSSEFQQKLAAISDVHLRTLEQSKQKQRETDANYKSILNFSSEALLLINTDGKIIWANQAFAVLFSSSPSVFAGVGAEQLLVADQRKEFLEQLDSFTLMSDGEQLSDSAAFSWQYLNSEVFNAEMRLNLLPHQSEEGASICLLIAVNPLLSDAMKAQERIKQILDETLKIKRDFLANISHEIRTPMNAIIGMTHLVLKTDLNIRQKNYIEVIQRSSEHLLSIVNDMFDFSKMEEGKLKLEFSAFYLHTILEDVLNRLGVEARAKGLILLSQVSPLLPFSVMGDAKRLEKVLLHLIENAVKFTSEGKIELIVDLESEDENEVNVRFSIVDTGVGISKEQQAQLFQAFTQADTSATRKFGGLGLGLVISKQLVNLMNGSIGLVSEENKGSCFWFSVPLKKNKQDVVDIAPSVLKNQQQHALASRYGSRILLVEDNALNQQVASEILVDAGMQVAVVGDGQQALQIIEKEIFDLILMDIQMPVMDGWRASAAIRAGQYLNEVPIIALTALAMDEDKQKCKESGMSDHLLKPIDPDLLVEKLIQWLPEVKREFVEKVANPVVSDSHAVAGLPSCITGLNMEVGLKYAMGNPDFYRRLLIKVLDEMPKIQLSLVDALHTVNGMDARRHAHTLKGIAATIGADVLQKVAAELELALDKGEINEQAHKLQHALSLVINELVGGLNSFYFPQDNLSLVTVSLASADELSLNQDEKKKLFEDLKRLLQEGDASAVEFFEENQRAFQLLWPGQSHDLLRLINQFAFNDALEWMNKFPI, encoded by the coding sequence ATGAGTGGGGTACGTGGTGTGCAAACTAAAATAAAATTACTTTCGGGCGCAGAGCTATCGTCAGAATTTCAGCAGAAGCTTGCTGCAATTTCTGATGTGCATCTTCGTACCTTGGAGCAGAGTAAGCAGAAACAAAGGGAAACGGACGCGAATTATAAAAGTATTTTGAATTTTTCATCAGAAGCATTGCTGCTGATTAATACAGATGGAAAAATTATTTGGGCAAACCAGGCTTTTGCCGTTTTATTTTCATCTTCACCCTCTGTTTTTGCGGGGGTAGGAGCTGAGCAATTGCTGGTGGCTGATCAGAGAAAAGAATTTTTAGAGCAGCTGGATAGTTTTACTTTGATGAGTGATGGGGAGCAGTTGAGTGATAGTGCTGCTTTTTCATGGCAATATTTAAATAGTGAGGTGTTTAATGCTGAAATGCGTTTGAATTTGCTGCCACATCAGAGTGAAGAGGGCGCAAGCATCTGTCTGTTAATCGCGGTTAACCCTTTGCTGAGCGATGCAATGAAAGCGCAAGAGCGCATTAAACAAATATTAGATGAAACACTAAAAATAAAAAGGGATTTTTTAGCTAATATCAGTCATGAAATTCGCACTCCAATGAATGCAATTATTGGTATGACTCATTTGGTATTAAAAACCGATTTGAATATAAGACAGAAAAATTATATAGAGGTGATTCAAAGATCAAGTGAGCATTTGTTAAGTATTGTGAATGATATGTTTGATTTTTCAAAGATGGAAGAAGGGAAGCTTAAATTAGAATTTTCTGCATTTTATTTACATACTATTTTAGAAGATGTGCTGAACAGACTTGGTGTTGAGGCCAGAGCAAAGGGGTTGATTTTGCTTTCCCAAGTTTCCCCATTATTGCCTTTTTCTGTGATGGGGGATGCGAAACGGTTAGAGAAAGTTTTATTACATTTAATTGAAAATGCGGTGAAGTTTACATCAGAGGGCAAGATTGAGCTGATCGTTGATCTTGAATCAGAGGATGAAAATGAAGTAAACGTTAGGTTTTCAATTGTTGATACAGGCGTTGGAATAAGCAAGGAGCAGCAGGCTCAATTGTTTCAGGCATTTACTCAGGCAGATACCTCTGCAACCCGAAAATTTGGCGGTTTAGGCTTGGGGTTAGTTATTTCCAAGCAATTAGTCAATTTAATGAATGGCAGTATTGGATTAGTCAGCGAAGAAAATAAAGGAAGCTGTTTTTGGTTTAGTGTTCCTTTAAAGAAAAATAAACAAGATGTGGTAGATATTGCACCTTCCGTATTAAAAAATCAGCAGCAGCATGCTTTAGCAAGCCGCTATGGATCGCGTATCTTATTAGTTGAAGATAATGCTTTAAACCAGCAGGTGGCGAGTGAGATATTGGTTGATGCAGGGATGCAGGTTGCAGTAGTTGGCGATGGGCAGCAGGCCTTGCAGATTATAGAAAAAGAAATATTTGATCTGATCCTTATGGATATTCAGATGCCAGTTATGGATGGCTGGCGTGCCTCTGCGGCAATACGTGCTGGCCAGTATTTAAATGAGGTACCAATTATTGCACTCACTGCATTAGCGATGGATGAAGATAAGCAAAAGTGCAAAGAATCTGGGATGAGTGATCATTTGCTTAAACCCATTGACCCCGATTTATTGGTAGAAAAACTGATTCAATGGTTGCCAGAAGTTAAAAGAGAATTCGTAGAAAAAGTAGCTAATCCGGTTGTAAGTGATAGCCACGCGGTAGCGGGCTTACCTTCCTGTATTACGGGGCTAAATATGGAAGTTGGCCTTAAATACGCAATGGGAAATCCTGATTTTTATCGGCGATTACTCATTAAAGTACTGGATGAAATGCCAAAGATTCAACTGAGCTTAGTTGACGCACTTCATACAGTAAATGGAATGGATGCTAGACGGCATGCACATACCTTAAAAGGAATTGCTGCAACGATAGGAGCGGATGTTTTACAAAAAGTGGCTGCGGAGCTTGAGCTTGCTTTGGATAAGGGTGAAATTAATGAGCAGGCTCACAAATTGCAACACGCGCTTTCTTTAGTTATTAATGAGCTGGTTGGTGGTTTGAATTCATTTTATTTTCCACAAGACAACCTTAGTCTTGTAACCGTATCGCTTGCCAGTGCTGATGAGCTTTCTTTGAATCAGGATGAAAAAAAGAAGTTGTTTGAGGATTTAAAACGTTTATTGCAAGAAGGAGATGCTTCCGCTGTCGAGTTTTTTGAAGAGAATCAGCGGGCATTTCAGCTCTTATGGCCAGGGCAAAGTCATGATTTATTAAGGCTTATTAATCAGTTTGCATTTAATGATGCGCTTGAATGGATGAATAAATTTCCGATTTAA
- a CDS encoding HD-GYP domain-containing protein, producing MEQLHMPENRSTILVVDDTPDNLMLLNGLLREKYRVKVANHGEVALRLVLADPRPDLILLDVMMPDMNGYEVCTKLKANHETEDIPVIFLTAKTAIEDEEEGFSVGGADYISKPIIPSILLARVQTQLALKAAQVFLKNQNQYLEHLVQERTRELAHLQQATILAMASLAETRDNETGKHLRRTQHFVALLALELSDDPRYSDELTPANIQWLYKSAPMHDIGKVGVPDHILLKPGKLTDEEFNLMKMHTVYGRDVITSVESYLGTKEDKFLHYAREIAYSHQEKWDGSGYPQGLKGEEIPLSARLMAVADVYDALVSRRVYKPAFSHDEAMNIIVKGGGSHFDPAVVGALLRIQFSFPDISVLFADDESEPHH from the coding sequence ATGGAACAGCTGCATATGCCGGAAAACAGGTCAACAATCCTGGTTGTTGACGATACGCCTGATAACCTGATGTTGCTCAATGGCCTGTTGAGGGAAAAATATCGGGTAAAAGTTGCGAATCACGGCGAAGTTGCTTTACGGCTGGTGCTTGCTGATCCCCGCCCTGATCTCATTTTATTAGATGTGATGATGCCTGATATGAATGGCTATGAGGTATGTACGAAATTAAAGGCAAATCATGAAACAGAAGATATCCCTGTTATTTTTCTGACAGCTAAAACAGCGATTGAAGACGAGGAAGAAGGTTTTTCGGTAGGCGGTGCTGATTATATCAGTAAGCCAATTATTCCTTCTATTTTGCTGGCACGCGTACAAACCCAATTGGCTTTAAAAGCAGCTCAGGTGTTTTTAAAAAATCAGAATCAATATCTGGAACATTTAGTACAAGAGAGAACGCGTGAGCTGGCCCATTTACAGCAAGCAACGATTTTAGCGATGGCTTCATTGGCAGAAACGCGGGATAACGAAACCGGCAAGCATTTACGGCGTACGCAGCATTTTGTGGCGCTGCTGGCTTTGGAATTATCGGATGATCCACGCTATAGCGATGAATTAACGCCAGCCAATATACAATGGCTCTATAAATCTGCTCCGATGCATGATATTGGCAAAGTGGGGGTGCCTGATCATATTTTGTTAAAGCCGGGCAAATTAACAGATGAAGAATTTAATTTAATGAAAATGCATACTGTCTATGGTCGGGATGTCATTACTTCGGTAGAGAGTTATTTAGGTACAAAAGAAGATAAATTTTTGCATTATGCGCGGGAAATTGCTTATAGCCATCAGGAAAAGTGGGATGGAAGTGGTTATCCGCAGGGCTTGAAGGGCGAAGAGATTCCATTGTCGGCAAGGTTAATGGCGGTGGCTGACGTTTATGATGCACTGGTTTCAAGGCGCGTGTATAAGCCTGCGTTTTCGCATGATGAGGCGATGAATATTATTGTAAAAGGCGGTGGCTCGCATTTTGACCCCGCTGTTGTAGGGGCTTTATTGCGAATTCAATTCTCTTTTCCTGATATTTCTGTTTTATTTGCGGATGATGAATCAGAGCCGCATCATTAA
- a CDS encoding protein kinase, translating into MHTLSQLRSGQLKGIKRLDLSCGLSTFPDEIFSLADSLEILNLSGNALSSLPDDLPRLEHLKVIFCSDNQFDHLPEVLGRCSKLSMVGFKANQIQKVSAAALPSALRWLILTDNQISHLPDELGRCHALQKLMLAGNRLQSLPDTLAACTNLELIRISANQLSALPNWLLGLPKLAWLAFAGNPFCHTATEQASSSVRWQDLSIKEKLGEGASGHIYKAHWQHANGSPVAIKLFKGALTSDGLPQCEMAACIAAGQHPHLIGSIGKVTDHPDNTTALLMPFIDEHYRNLAAPPSLESCTRDIYAENQRFKLQTTLNIALSIADAAAHLHSSCILHGDLYAHNILINGEGETKLGDFGAASFYTTGQKLLQNIEVRAFSYLLEELINLTDTPDSDALKQLQTDCAHPDINKRPLFASIKNQLNVLLSANKQANNE; encoded by the coding sequence ATGCACACACTTTCACAACTTCGCTCCGGGCAACTCAAAGGCATTAAGCGGCTGGATTTATCTTGTGGCCTGTCCACATTTCCAGATGAAATTTTCTCTCTGGCTGATTCCTTAGAGATACTTAATTTATCCGGCAATGCGCTATCCAGCCTGCCCGATGATTTGCCACGGTTAGAGCATTTGAAAGTGATTTTTTGCTCGGACAATCAATTCGATCATTTGCCCGAAGTACTGGGGCGCTGCAGCAAATTAAGCATGGTGGGATTTAAAGCCAATCAAATTCAAAAAGTCAGTGCCGCCGCCCTGCCCTCTGCGCTTCGCTGGCTGATCCTTACCGACAATCAAATCAGCCATTTACCAGATGAGCTGGGCCGGTGCCATGCCCTGCAAAAACTCATGCTAGCCGGTAACCGGCTTCAATCCTTACCCGATACGCTGGCAGCATGTACCAATTTGGAGCTGATCCGCATTTCTGCCAACCAGCTCTCTGCCCTACCCAACTGGCTATTGGGCCTGCCTAAGCTGGCATGGCTCGCTTTTGCGGGTAATCCCTTTTGCCATACTGCAACGGAGCAAGCTTCTTCGTCAGTCCGCTGGCAAGATCTCAGTATCAAAGAAAAGCTGGGTGAGGGCGCTTCAGGCCATATTTATAAAGCGCACTGGCAGCATGCCAATGGCTCACCAGTGGCAATCAAGCTATTTAAAGGAGCGCTTACCAGTGACGGACTGCCACAATGTGAAATGGCCGCATGCATTGCGGCCGGGCAGCACCCTCATCTTATTGGCTCTATTGGCAAAGTAACGGATCATCCCGATAATACCACCGCACTGCTGATGCCTTTTATTGATGAGCACTATCGCAATTTAGCAGCGCCCCCAAGCCTAGAATCATGCACGCGGGATATCTACGCTGAAAATCAGCGCTTTAAATTACAAACCACATTGAATATCGCTCTCAGTATTGCAGATGCAGCAGCCCACCTGCATTCCTCATGCATTTTGCATGGCGATTTATATGCGCATAATATTTTAATTAATGGGGAAGGAGAAACAAAGCTGGGAGACTTTGGTGCAGCGTCTTTCTATACCACCGGGCAAAAGCTGCTACAAAATATTGAAGTGCGTGCGTTTTCTTACCTGCTTGAAGAATTAATCAATCTCACAGACACACCAGATTCAGACGCCTTAAAACAATTACAAACGGACTGTGCACATCCCGATATAAATAAACGCCCTTTATTTGCATCAATCAAAAATCAGTTAAATGTGCTTTTGTCAGCAAACAAACAAGCCAATAACGAATAA
- a CDS encoding class I SAM-dependent methyltransferase: MSSEKHHPLSLISQQTLAHYQASAESFKAGTANHDVSQNITALLRHIHTAAPCDILDFGCGPGRDLKQFVALGHHPVGLDGTARFVEMAKTDSGAEVWQQDFLALNLPAARFDGIFANAVLFHIPSQELPRVLSQLHATLKLGGVLFSSNPRGDNVEGWNQGRYGAYYNLETWQKYLIAAGFTELEHYYRPEGLPREQQPWLASVWRAI, encoded by the coding sequence ATGAGCTCAGAAAAACACCATCCGCTCAGCCTGATCAGCCAGCAAACACTGGCGCACTATCAGGCCAGTGCAGAAAGCTTTAAAGCAGGTACGGCAAACCATGATGTCAGCCAGAACATTACAGCGCTGCTGCGCCATATCCACACGGCTGCGCCTTGCGATATTCTGGATTTTGGCTGCGGCCCCGGTAGAGATTTAAAGCAGTTCGTGGCACTCGGCCATCACCCTGTGGGCTTGGACGGCACGGCACGTTTTGTAGAAATGGCCAAAACCGACAGCGGCGCAGAGGTGTGGCAGCAGGATTTTCTGGCGCTCAACTTACCAGCAGCCCGCTTTGACGGTATCTTTGCCAACGCCGTTTTATTCCACATCCCCAGCCAAGAACTGCCCCGCGTTTTAAGCCAGCTTCATGCCACTCTTAAGCTAGGCGGCGTGCTGTTTAGCTCCAACCCACGCGGCGATAATGTGGAAGGCTGGAATCAAGGCCGCTACGGTGCGTATTACAATCTGGAAACCTGGCAAAAGTATTTAATCGCAGCAGGATTTACCGAGCTGGAGCACTACTACCGCCCAGAAGGATTGCCGCGTGAACAGCAGCCTTGGCTGGCCAGCGTGTGGCGGGCGATTTAA
- a CDS encoding S9 family peptidase encodes MKIHSLLLGVLLSSPVYAADYAGLGAESVSKETLEAFRPKPLEPALSRRIQSMLDISSPSAGLLSPDATRLYFNWRVTGVSQVWRLDGPQRFPVQMTGGEDATQIAGMSPDGQTLVIQRDRKGEENPGLYLQPAAGGALKEIQHIAGVQTRFAFVSDDNQYVYYSANDKQKDSYTIYRYHIASGTKQVVLDQPGLWNIADQRHGRILLEKTITNLAAEYYELNNGELKPLFGQNEKEEYQAAYGAGADELIVQTSKFGNFRRLYQWKAGQFKAISPEINWDVSSFDLDKSRRHISYSVNEAGYIRSFALDASNLQPIKLPAFKDADHVMISGHSPDGRFSLISVETAKSPRLSYRYEWATGKLQQWQQAMSPEVDTQRFARATLETYPARDGTPIPMFVRRPAQCATVTCPVVVHFHGGPEGQTKAGFSPVAQLYVDAGFIFAEPNVRGSDGYGKAWLAMDDGPKRLQVVSDIEDASRYIRAKWGKGGQVPKVGIIGGSYGGYSTLAGMTMFAGAYDAGVSTVGISNFMSFLQNTAPYRRALRIAEYGDPVKDRDALIQLSPINHIDKLIAPLMLIQGVSDPRVPVGEAVQMYDAAKKRNVPAELMLFADEGHGAAKRENRVYSIGHTIRFLEAYLK; translated from the coding sequence ATGAAAATTCACTCCTTGCTCTTGGGCGTTTTGCTCAGTAGCCCTGTCTATGCAGCCGATTATGCGGGTTTGGGTGCGGAAAGTGTCAGTAAAGAAACCCTCGAAGCGTTTCGCCCTAAGCCACTTGAGCCCGCTTTATCACGGCGCATTCAAAGCATGCTGGATATTTCCAGCCCATCTGCGGGCCTCTTGAGCCCCGATGCAACACGGCTTTATTTTAACTGGCGGGTAACGGGGGTGAGCCAAGTGTGGCGTCTGGATGGCCCGCAGCGTTTCCCCGTGCAAATGACAGGTGGAGAAGACGCCACGCAAATTGCAGGCATGAGCCCAGATGGGCAGACCTTGGTGATTCAGCGCGATCGCAAGGGCGAAGAAAACCCAGGTCTTTATTTGCAGCCCGCAGCAGGCGGGGCACTTAAAGAAATCCAGCACATTGCTGGAGTGCAAACCCGCTTTGCTTTTGTTTCTGATGATAATCAGTACGTTTATTACAGCGCCAACGATAAGCAAAAAGACAGCTACACCATTTACCGCTACCACATTGCCAGCGGCACCAAGCAGGTGGTGCTGGATCAGCCGGGCTTATGGAATATTGCAGATCAGCGCCACGGGCGCATCTTGCTGGAAAAAACCATCACCAATCTGGCAGCAGAATATTACGAGCTTAATAATGGCGAACTAAAACCGCTGTTTGGCCAGAATGAAAAAGAAGAATATCAGGCTGCTTATGGCGCAGGTGCTGACGAGCTGATTGTGCAAACCTCAAAATTTGGCAATTTCCGCCGACTTTACCAATGGAAGGCGGGCCAGTTTAAAGCCATTTCCCCAGAGATCAACTGGGATGTAAGCAGCTTTGATCTGGATAAATCACGCAGGCATATCAGCTATAGCGTGAATGAGGCGGGCTATATCCGCAGCTTTGCGCTCGATGCCAGCAATTTGCAGCCGATTAAGCTGCCCGCATTTAAAGACGCCGACCATGTGATGATCAGCGGGCATAGCCCGGATGGGCGCTTTAGCCTGATCAGTGTTGAAACGGCCAAATCGCCACGCTTAAGTTATCGCTATGAATGGGCGACTGGCAAGCTGCAGCAGTGGCAGCAGGCGATGAGCCCGGAAGTCGATACACAGCGCTTTGCCAGAGCCACATTGGAAACTTATCCCGCCAGAGATGGCACACCGATTCCGATGTTTGTGCGTAGGCCAGCCCAGTGTGCCACGGTGACTTGCCCGGTGGTGGTGCATTTTCATGGTGGGCCGGAGGGGCAGACCAAGGCTGGTTTCTCTCCCGTGGCACAGCTCTATGTGGATGCCGGGTTTATTTTTGCCGAGCCAAATGTGCGTGGCTCGGATGGCTACGGTAAGGCTTGGCTGGCGATGGACGACGGCCCTAAACGCTTGCAAGTCGTGAGCGATATCGAAGACGCCTCGCGCTATATCCGCGCTAAATGGGGCAAGGGTGGGCAAGTGCCTAAGGTGGGGATTATCGGCGGTAGCTACGGTGGTTATTCCACCCTGGCAGGGATGACGATGTTTGCGGGCGCTTACGATGCAGGTGTATCTACCGTGGGCATTTCCAATTTTATGAGCTTCTTGCAAAACACCGCGCCTTATCGCCGTGCGCTGCGCATCGCTGAATATGGCGATCCGGTCAAAGATCGGGATGCTTTAATCCAGCTCTCGCCCATTAACCACATCGACAAACTGATTGCTCCGCTGATGCTAATCCAAGGCGTGAGTGATCCGCGTGTGCCGGTGGGTGAAGCGGTGCAAATGTACGATGCGGCTAAAAAGCGCAATGTACCCGCCGAGCTGATGCTGTTTGCCGACGAAGGCCACGGCGCGGCCAAGCGCGAAAACCGCGTTTATTCGATCGGGCATACGATTCGGTTTTTGGAGGCGTATTTGAAGTAG
- a CDS encoding M3 family metallopeptidase, with product MTNPLLNLSGQLPDYPSVKPEHVSPALDTLLASSAAAVAAAEQVQNPTWASFVEPLDAALDKLNLAWGVVAHLESVVTTPELREVYNANIARISNFYTELGQNEQLYAQYKLIAASDEFADYNAAKKTIIEDTLRDFRLSGAELPEAQKQRFAEIAEELSELTVKFGQNVMDATDEWALYIEELSELDGLPQDWLSAARSAAEADGKTGYKVTLKQPSQGPVMQFCSNRKLRETVYHANATRASEFGPAERDNGPLIKRIHALRTEAAQLLGFNNYGEESLATKMADTPAEVAEFLRNLGHGAKPFAAKDRAELKAFAKEQLDLDELAVWDYGFAAEKLSEAKYAFSAQEVKAYFTEPTVLSGLFKVIESLYSLRFVKASAPVWHPDVNYYALQNLDGSAVGGLYLDLYARTGKQGGAWMNDVLSRDRKGDDVQNPVALVVCNFSAGVDGKPALLTHDDVITLFHEFGHALHHLLTEVDESGVSGINGVEWDAVELPSQFMENFCWEWQVLPDLTHHVDSGNALPRELFDKMLAAKNFMSGSAMVRQVLLSLFDMELHASTEAIDATAQNAALVAEFETPVAPSYNRWFNTFSHIFAGGYAAGYYSYKWAEVLSADAYSAFEEAVAAGKSILDPATGARFRKEVLAMGGSRPAIDSFTAFRGRKPEVAALLRHNGLN from the coding sequence ATGACTAATCCTCTTCTTAATCTAAGCGGTCAATTACCCGACTATCCAAGCGTTAAACCTGAGCACGTCAGCCCAGCACTAGACACGCTTTTAGCCAGCTCTGCGGCCGCTGTTGCCGCTGCCGAGCAAGTGCAAAACCCGACATGGGCAAGCTTTGTCGAGCCACTGGATGCAGCGCTGGACAAACTCAACTTAGCCTGGGGCGTGGTTGCCCATTTGGAAAGCGTGGTCACCACACCAGAGTTGCGTGAGGTTTATAACGCCAATATCGCGCGCATTTCCAATTTTTATACTGAGCTGGGCCAGAACGAGCAGCTATACGCGCAATACAAGCTGATTGCTGCCAGCGACGAATTTGCCGACTACAACGCCGCAAAAAAAACCATTATTGAAGACACGCTCCGAGATTTCCGCCTGAGCGGTGCCGAGCTGCCCGAAGCACAAAAACAGCGCTTTGCCGAAATCGCCGAAGAGCTATCCGAGCTGACGGTGAAATTTGGCCAGAACGTGATGGATGCCACCGATGAGTGGGCTTTATATATTGAAGAACTGAGCGAGCTAGACGGCCTGCCGCAAGACTGGCTTTCAGCCGCCAGAAGCGCCGCCGAAGCGGACGGCAAAACCGGCTATAAAGTCACGCTAAAGCAGCCTAGCCAAGGCCCAGTGATGCAGTTCTGTAGCAACCGCAAGCTGCGCGAAACGGTTTATCACGCCAATGCCACCCGTGCCTCAGAATTTGGCCCGGCAGAGCGCGACAACGGCCCACTAATTAAGCGCATCCATGCCTTACGTACAGAAGCGGCGCAATTGCTGGGCTTTAATAATTATGGCGAAGAATCACTGGCCACTAAAATGGCCGATACGCCTGCCGAAGTGGCAGAATTCCTGCGTAATTTGGGCCACGGTGCCAAGCCTTTTGCGGCCAAAGATCGTGCAGAACTCAAAGCATTCGCTAAAGAACAGCTGGACTTAGACGAGCTGGCGGTTTGGGATTATGGCTTTGCTGCCGAAAAACTCTCCGAAGCCAAATATGCGTTTTCGGCCCAAGAAGTCAAAGCTTACTTTACCGAGCCAACGGTCTTATCTGGCCTGTTTAAAGTGATTGAATCCTTGTACAGCCTGCGCTTTGTGAAAGCCAGCGCGCCGGTGTGGCACCCAGATGTCAATTACTACGCCCTGCAAAACCTCGATGGCAGCGCCGTGGGTGGCCTCTATCTGGACCTCTATGCGCGCACCGGCAAGCAAGGCGGCGCGTGGATGAACGATGTACTGAGCCGCGATCGCAAAGGCGACGACGTACAAAACCCCGTTGCCCTGGTGGTGTGTAATTTCTCTGCAGGCGTCGATGGCAAACCGGCCCTCTTGACGCACGACGATGTGATCACCCTGTTCCACGAATTTGGCCATGCCCTGCATCATTTACTGACTGAAGTAGATGAATCCGGCGTATCGGGCATCAACGGTGTGGAATGGGATGCGGTCGAGCTACCTAGCCAGTTTATGGAAAACTTCTGCTGGGAATGGCAAGTACTGCCAGATCTGACCCACCATGTAGACAGCGGCAACGCCCTGCCACGCGAGCTGTTCGACAAAATGCTGGCGGCCAAAAACTTTATGAGCGGCAGCGCCATGGTGCGCCAAGTTTTACTCTCGCTCTTTGATATGGAGCTGCACGCCAGCACTGAAGCGATTGACGCCACCGCACAAAATGCCGCGCTGGTGGCCGAATTTGAAACCCCAGTCGCCCCTAGCTATAACCGCTGGTTTAACACATTTAGCCATATTTTTGCCGGTGGCTATGCAGCAGGTTATTACAGCTATAAATGGGCGGAAGTGCTGTCTGCCGATGCCTATTCTGCGTTTGAAGAAGCCGTTGCCGCTGGCAAATCGATTCTGGACCCCGCCACCGGCGCACGCTTCAGAAAAGAAGTCCTCGCCATGGGCGGCAGCCGCCCAGCCATCGACTCCTTCACTGCATTCCGTGGCCGTAAACCAGAAGTGGCGGCTTTGCTAAGACATAATGGTTTGAATTAA
- a CDS encoding DUF1513 domain-containing protein, giving the protein MAIKLSRRRLLQSLALLALPLPAWAAGEAAPVLLAAQLDKHFGAVGGSAIATPTRGHGIIPIAGKEAILLARRPGYWMMRINWQTGEIVRQIAATENRHFFGHAVLSPDGRTLLTSENNIQTGQGIIGLYHPQTLQRLGELPSHGIGPHELLFIDSHTLAIANGGILTLPASGREKLNLASMQPSVVLLAWPSGQKISEHSLPDTNLSLRHLALSRDGALGIAIQAESPTGQSVDDAPLLAILRDGKLSIAETVLGLGGYAASIAAVGTQFILSCLEGNALAIWDSQGKAQRQSGLLRPAGIAPWKNKAYISTELGIITLLDPEDGTLTPISSHTGIKWDNHLILV; this is encoded by the coding sequence ATGGCGATTAAGCTGAGCCGCCGCCGCCTGCTGCAAAGCCTAGCGCTCTTAGCCCTGCCACTGCCCGCCTGGGCAGCGGGTGAAGCAGCGCCAGTTTTACTCGCAGCCCAATTGGATAAACACTTTGGCGCAGTGGGCGGCTCGGCGATTGCCACACCCACGCGCGGCCACGGCATCATCCCCATTGCAGGCAAGGAAGCTATTTTATTAGCTCGTCGCCCCGGCTATTGGATGATGCGCATCAACTGGCAAACGGGAGAGATCGTCCGGCAAATCGCCGCCACAGAAAACCGTCATTTCTTTGGCCACGCCGTACTCAGCCCCGATGGCCGCACCCTGCTCACCAGCGAAAACAATATCCAGACTGGCCAAGGCATCATCGGTCTTTATCACCCGCAAACCCTGCAAAGACTGGGCGAGCTACCCAGCCACGGCATAGGCCCGCACGAGCTGCTGTTTATTGATTCCCACACACTGGCGATTGCCAACGGTGGCATCCTTACCCTGCCTGCGAGCGGGCGCGAAAAGCTGAATCTAGCCAGCATGCAGCCCAGCGTTGTGCTGCTAGCCTGGCCATCTGGGCAAAAGATCAGCGAACATAGCCTGCCCGACACAAACCTTAGCCTGCGCCATCTAGCACTCAGCCGCGATGGTGCGCTCGGCATCGCCATTCAGGCCGAATCCCCTACGGGCCAAAGCGTGGACGATGCGCCACTCCTAGCCATCTTGCGGGATGGGAAGCTGAGCATCGCTGAAACCGTGCTAGGCCTAGGGGGCTACGCCGCCAGCATCGCCGCCGTTGGCACGCAATTTATCCTCAGCTGTCTGGAAGGCAATGCGCTGGCTATTTGGGACAGCCAAGGCAAAGCCCAAAGGCAAAGCGGCCTGCTGCGCCCCGCAGGCATCGCCCCATGGAAAAACAAAGCCTATATCAGCACCGAGCTGGGCATCATTACCCTGCTTGACCCAGAAGACGGCACACTAACGCCGATCTCCAGCCACACCGGCATTAAATGGGACAACCACCTGATTTTGGTTTGA